GATACTGAAAACGCCAATCAACCCCTTGCGAACAATTTTGACAAGGACGCTGTCGCAGAACGCTTGGAAGTCCATGAAATGATCTTTGACGGGGTTGTAGACTTGGTAAAAACAGAGGCAGAGAAAAAGAGAAAGGCTGAGGAAGAAGCAGCTGCTAAGAAGAAGGCTGAGGAAGAGGCAGCTGCTAAGAAGAAGGCCGAGGAAGAAGCAGCTGCCAAGAAGAAGGCTGAGGAAGAGGCGGCAGCTAGAAAGAAAGCTGCAGAAGAGGAAGCAACAAAGAAGTTAATATACTTTAGTCAATATAATACTGACTATACAGAACTTCGATACGATTCAAAGGATGGAACAGCTAAGGGTAATATCGGCAGTTCTGGATGCGGGATAGTTACTATGACTATGGCAATAGATTCTTTATCTGACTATTATGTGACACCACCAGTTCTAAGGACCCTCTCTGTTGACTGGGGGACACGCGTAGTAGGAGGAACTGCTCCTGAGTTCTTTCCCAAAGCTGCGGAAAAATATGAACTGGACTGCGAGATAATTAGCCACACGCAAAGTCAAGACTATAAGTATGATCGGGCCATAAATGCTTTACAACAAGGTAATCTGGTAATCGGAGAAATGGATGAAGGACATTTTACATTAAAAGGACATTTCGTTATGTTCACCAAGGTAGAGAATAAAAATGGTACTAACTGGGTCTACGTATATGATCCTAATGACTATAATACCAGTTATACCAGAAAACCTTGGTATAATGATGGATTAATAGTTGTTATGGAACCAGGGAAAGTAAAGGCACATGGTGAAAAAGTTATTAAGCCGGAGCTTTTATAGAGTCTATATTATTTCGAAACCTGAAAAATAAAGAAGAGAGATAAATACTAAAGCGAAAAAACAATATTGAAAGTCGGGAGGGTTTACGGTGGTAAATAAGATACTAAAATACATGCTGTATAGTTTGATAGTAACAGCCATGACAGCAGGGTGCTCGACCCAAACCAATAATTTATCTAATGGAAAACAGAATCCTTTTTTAGACGAACCTATTGTTGCTCAACAAGGCGGCCAATTAGCATCGCATACTGGTACTAATACAGTTAGTACCGTTATTCTAAAACACGATAATAACATTATTTATACAGAGTA
The nucleotide sequence above comes from Acetonema longum DSM 6540. Encoded proteins:
- a CDS encoding C39 family peptidase; translation: DTENANQPLANNFDKDAVAERLEVHEMIFDGVVDLVKTEAEKKRKAEEEAAAKKKAEEEAAAKKKAEEEAAAKKKAEEEAAARKKAAEEEATKKLIYFSQYNTDYTELRYDSKDGTAKGNIGSSGCGIVTMTMAIDSLSDYYVTPPVLRTLSVDWGTRVVGGTAPEFFPKAAEKYELDCEIISHTQSQDYKYDRAINALQQGNLVIGEMDEGHFTLKGHFVMFTKVENKNGTNWVYVYDPNDYNTSYTRKPWYNDGLIVVMEPGKVKAHGEKVIKPELL